A region from the Nitrospiraceae bacterium genome encodes:
- a CDS encoding 2'-deoxycytidine 5'-triphosphate deaminase — protein MVDSKKTGILSFQHLRALVRQQVIRADVPITSRQIQPASLDLRLGTKAYRLLSSFLPEPSDQQSQFTIEDLYRSDMVMYDMDLTNGAILEKGHVYLVPLMERVKLPKDIRGRTNPKSSTGRLDIFTRVVTDLHMGFDEIRAGYEGPLFLEIVPRSFTIRVQAGLALNQLRLLSGKPMVSDSGLRAVHRKTPLLYHNGDSGKTDLPLTARELRVNNGLFLSVDLQGSSDHSESIVGYRAKKNSHVIDLSLVGHYAASDFWEPLKRNATATMLLEPEEFYILASKERIQVPPGYSSEMVAYEAACGELRTHYAGFFDPGFGYANRSRKGTQVVLEVRPHDVPFRIHDGQTFFKVVYEKMRDIPTQLYGSALGSSYFQQGLTLSKHFKW, from the coding sequence ATGGTCGATTCTAAGAAGACGGGCATTCTGTCCTTTCAACACCTTCGTGCGCTGGTTCGTCAGCAGGTGATCCGGGCCGATGTGCCCATTACCTCCCGGCAAATTCAACCGGCCAGTCTCGATTTACGACTGGGAACGAAGGCCTACCGTCTCCTGAGCAGTTTTCTGCCAGAACCCTCTGATCAGCAATCCCAGTTTACGATTGAGGATCTCTACCGGTCCGATATGGTGATGTACGATATGGATCTGACCAATGGTGCCATTCTGGAAAAAGGCCATGTCTATCTCGTCCCTTTGATGGAGAGGGTCAAGCTGCCTAAGGATATCCGCGGTCGAACCAATCCAAAAAGTTCCACGGGGAGGTTGGATATTTTTACCCGCGTGGTGACGGATCTCCATATGGGCTTTGATGAAATCCGCGCCGGATATGAAGGCCCGTTATTTTTGGAAATCGTGCCCCGGTCGTTTACCATACGTGTGCAGGCTGGACTGGCCCTCAACCAGTTACGATTACTGTCTGGGAAACCCATGGTCTCGGATTCAGGGTTGCGAGCCGTTCATCGTAAGACCCCCTTGCTCTATCATAATGGAGATTCCGGGAAAACGGATCTGCCCTTAACGGCCAGGGAACTCCGGGTAAACAACGGTCTGTTTTTAAGTGTCGATTTGCAAGGATCGAGCGACCATTCCGAGTCGATTGTGGGGTACCGGGCAAAAAAGAATAGTCATGTTATTGATCTCAGTCTGGTGGGCCATTACGCCGCCTCTGATTTTTGGGAACCGCTAAAACGCAATGCCACCGCCACGATGCTCTTGGAGCCGGAAGAGTTCTATATCCTGGCCTCCAAAGAACGAATCCAGGTTCCACCTGGCTATTCATCGGAAATGGTGGCATATGAAGCCGCCTGCGGGGAATTGCGAACCCATTATGCGGGGTTCTTCGATCCCGGGTTTGGCTATGCCAACCGCAGCCGGAAAGGCACCCAGGTGGTCTTGGAGGTCCGCCCTCATGATGTGCCTTTCCGTATTCATGACGGACAGACGTTTTTTAAAGTCGTCTATGAGAAGATGCGGGATATCCCCACGCAGTTATATGGATCGGCGTTGGGGTCGTCCTATTTTCAGCAGGGTCTCACACTCAGCAAACATTTTAAGTGGTAA
- a CDS encoding KamA family radical SAM protein — MDDWKKVLAASITKPKDLAKYLGVDPKEVEAVVGPYPMRITPTVLATIKSKGDAIWKQVVPEAIELDDIDAPDDPLEEDTDSPVPHLVHRYPDRVLLMVTNQCPIYCRFCTRKRLVGKPGFLKKGELDRAVAYLREHTEVRDVILSGGDPLLLPDRLIERILKGLRSIPHLELIRFGTRVPGTLPQRITPELCEIVKRFHPIYMNLHFNHPDELTPEVKEACGRLADAGVPLGAQTVLLKGVNDDPEIMKRLMHQLLLARVKPYYLYQADLTKGTNHFRTSVETGLKMIQSLQGHTSGMAVPHFVIDAPGGGGKIPLLPNDYLLNLDENGAVLKNYENKTYHYPQPTSGNGRELPMVGAPASQDMCGAGAMDDY; from the coding sequence ATGGATGATTGGAAAAAGGTCCTCGCCGCAAGTATCACCAAACCCAAGGATTTAGCCAAGTATCTTGGGGTCGATCCCAAGGAGGTGGAAGCCGTCGTCGGGCCCTATCCAATGCGAATTACCCCGACAGTGCTGGCCACGATTAAAAGTAAAGGGGATGCGATCTGGAAGCAGGTCGTTCCCGAAGCCATCGAATTGGATGATATTGATGCCCCGGACGATCCGTTGGAAGAAGATACGGATAGCCCGGTTCCTCATTTGGTCCACCGATATCCTGATCGCGTGTTGTTGATGGTGACCAACCAATGTCCAATCTATTGTCGGTTTTGCACGAGAAAGCGACTGGTGGGGAAGCCGGGGTTTCTTAAAAAGGGTGAGCTGGATCGAGCGGTGGCGTACCTCCGAGAGCATACTGAAGTACGGGATGTCATCCTGTCCGGCGGTGACCCGTTATTGCTGCCTGATCGTCTCATTGAGAGAATTCTGAAAGGCCTTCGGTCCATCCCCCATTTAGAATTGATTCGGTTTGGGACCCGGGTGCCAGGGACCCTCCCGCAACGCATTACTCCGGAATTGTGTGAGATCGTTAAGCGCTTCCATCCCATTTATATGAATTTGCATTTCAACCATCCGGATGAGTTGACGCCGGAGGTCAAGGAGGCTTGTGGTCGGTTGGCGGATGCCGGGGTTCCTCTGGGAGCTCAAACCGTCTTGCTGAAAGGTGTCAATGATGACCCGGAAATCATGAAACGGCTGATGCATCAACTGTTGTTGGCCAGAGTGAAACCCTATTACCTGTATCAAGCCGATCTCACCAAGGGGACGAATCACTTCCGGACTTCGGTAGAAACGGGGTTGAAAATGATTCAATCCCTTCAGGGGCATACGAGTGGCATGGCCGTTCCCCACTTTGTCATTGATGCGCCAGGCGGTGGCGGAAAGATTCCGCTGTTGCCTAACGATTATTTATTGAATTTGGATGAGAACGGGGCGGTATTAAAAAATTACGAAAATAAAACCTATCATTATCCTCAGCCGACATCGGGAAACGGGCGCGAACTTCCCATGGTCGGCGCCCCTGCATCCCAGGATATGTGCGGTGCCGGCGCCATGGATGACTATTAA
- a CDS encoding glutathione S-transferase N-terminal domain-containing protein, which yields MSDTLNRMKLYHTEWCPECQVVRERLAELGLPYEDEVVPDVRPFRKNLYEISGQNYVPVLVHGETVLTETSDILAYLDDYEDHGTPSGEATKPPSSNLDERNH from the coding sequence ATGTCTGATACTCTTAACCGCATGAAACTGTATCACACGGAATGGTGCCCGGAATGCCAAGTCGTCCGCGAGAGGTTGGCTGAGTTGGGTCTGCCCTATGAAGATGAAGTTGTGCCTGATGTTCGACCTTTCCGGAAAAATTTGTATGAAATCTCGGGACAGAATTACGTCCCGGTGTTGGTGCATGGAGAAACGGTGTTGACGGAGACATCCGATATCTTGGCATATCTGGACGACTACGAAGACCATGGAACTCCCTCCGGGGAAGCCACCAAGCCACCCTCCAGCAACCTTGATGAAAGGAATCATTAA
- a CDS encoding YkgJ family cysteine cluster protein has protein sequence MPQAIPVIPGPQVVPSAVCFRCDVCCRFPEQDSTLRPYFTKEEIRQAVTHGISPSSFPDHRGSQIQVVRNPNDEGFLCPAFDPITQHCRIYEVRPLDCQLYPFALMWDAQHEKVVLGWDPLCPFLLEQAVEENSLRRAGLEPSERTLPKTFMEQAQKVATYLESDYVLHCLAVHPRLVTPFQPDVVVLHTLDRLTATLRSSDSNDMR, from the coding sequence ATGCCGCAAGCCATCCCCGTCATTCCTGGCCCACAGGTTGTTCCCTCCGCTGTCTGTTTTCGATGCGACGTCTGCTGTCGCTTCCCAGAACAAGACAGCACCCTCAGACCGTACTTTACTAAAGAAGAAATTCGACAGGCGGTCACGCATGGCATCTCTCCCTCTTCCTTTCCTGATCATCGGGGTAGTCAGATTCAAGTCGTCCGAAATCCCAATGATGAAGGATTTCTCTGCCCGGCATTTGATCCCATCACACAACACTGTCGCATTTATGAGGTTCGTCCTCTGGACTGCCAATTGTATCCCTTTGCGCTCATGTGGGATGCTCAACACGAGAAGGTCGTGCTTGGTTGGGATCCGTTGTGCCCGTTTCTTCTCGAGCAAGCCGTGGAAGAAAATTCTCTCAGGAGAGCTGGCCTAGAACCTTCGGAACGGACCCTTCCAAAGACGTTCATGGAACAGGCCCAAAAAGTTGCGACCTATCTGGAATCTGATTATGTTCTACATTGCCTTGCCGTTCATCCTCGATTAGTGACTCCGTTTCAACCGGACGTCGTCGTGTTGCACACCCTCGACCGCCTGACCGCGACTCTTCGGTCCTCCGATTCGAACGACATGAGATGA
- a CDS encoding DUF2156 domain-containing protein: protein MSIHLSPLTINDQSRLNQAIASTSIGGKTPLSTWSFPPHYIWKDLFTFFWTDIDGWLCLFAEYSDGIFMPLPPVGPYSAIGSSSGNPLKDVLSQVTAYMVTRNRGSSVTRIENIPAELKEEIQQWGYNLLPKDSDYLYRTSDLIQLKGNPYKSQRAACNRFIRGHRIRITPYRIIDRDECFALFHRWIHQKDDIPISRIGPNEDVARLMLRDAAHAHRVTLQEYRELGLTGRIVRVDEAVKAYTFGFPRSSEVFCVLLEVADRSVYGLAQYLFREFCREFQAYPFVNTMDDSGLPGLAKTKLAYHPFQLVSNYIAQPS from the coding sequence ATGTCCATCCATCTCAGTCCTTTGACCATCAACGATCAGTCTCGTCTGAACCAGGCCATTGCCTCCACAAGTATCGGGGGGAAAACTCCCTTGAGCACCTGGTCATTTCCACCGCATTATATCTGGAAGGACCTGTTCACCTTTTTCTGGACGGACATTGACGGGTGGCTGTGCCTTTTCGCGGAATATTCCGATGGGATCTTTATGCCTCTTCCCCCCGTCGGGCCCTATTCTGCAATCGGATCCTCCTCCGGCAACCCTCTCAAAGACGTGCTGAGTCAAGTGACGGCATACATGGTGACCCGGAATCGTGGATCCAGCGTTACGCGAATTGAAAATATTCCCGCTGAATTAAAAGAAGAAATTCAACAATGGGGATACAATCTCCTACCAAAGGACTCCGATTACCTCTATCGCACCTCCGATCTCATCCAACTGAAAGGAAATCCCTACAAATCCCAACGCGCCGCATGCAATCGCTTTATTCGCGGGCACCGCATCCGGATTACCCCCTACCGGATCATCGATCGTGATGAGTGCTTCGCCCTTTTTCACCGCTGGATCCATCAAAAGGACGATATCCCAATTTCCCGAATAGGACCCAACGAGGATGTGGCTCGCCTGATGCTTCGAGATGCCGCCCATGCCCACCGAGTAACACTCCAGGAATATCGTGAACTCGGTCTCACCGGGCGAATCGTCCGGGTGGATGAAGCGGTTAAAGCGTATACGTTCGGGTTCCCACGCTCATCGGAGGTGTTTTGCGTCTTGCTGGAGGTGGCAGATCGATCAGTCTATGGTTTAGCCCAGTATCTTTTTCGTGAATTCTGTCGCGAGTTTCAGGCATACCCATTCGTAAACACTATGGATGATTCAGGGCTACCGGGTTTAGCAAAGACAAAACTGGCCTATCATCCCTTTCAATTAGTGTCCAACTACATTGCCCAGCCCTCATGA
- a CDS encoding CbbQ/NirQ/NorQ/GpvN family protein — MKGLEFGIEQFRVTEEPFYQEVNGEIDLFTVGAKNKIPVMLKGPTGCGKTRFVQHMAHRLNRPLITVACHEDLTASDLIGRYLLKGEETVWVDGPLTLGVKHGALVYLDEVVEARKDTTVLIHPLSDDRRFLPIEKKGQMIQAVDDFLLVISYNPGYQSVLKELKQSTKQRFMAIEFGYPPKDIETRIVEHEAKVSRDVAIRLVKLGEKVRNLRNHGLEEGVSTRLLIYAGTLMQQGVAPDRACDAAITRPITDDTDMQRSIQELVKAIF; from the coding sequence ATGAAGGGTCTTGAATTCGGTATTGAACAATTCCGGGTAACTGAGGAGCCGTTCTATCAAGAAGTGAACGGGGAAATCGATCTGTTCACCGTGGGTGCCAAAAACAAAATACCTGTGATGTTGAAAGGCCCCACTGGATGCGGGAAAACCCGGTTTGTCCAGCATATGGCGCATCGACTCAATCGGCCCTTGATTACCGTCGCGTGTCATGAAGATCTGACCGCCTCAGATTTGATCGGACGCTACCTGTTGAAAGGGGAAGAAACCGTATGGGTGGATGGCCCGCTCACCCTGGGAGTCAAGCATGGCGCCCTTGTCTATCTGGATGAAGTGGTCGAAGCCCGAAAAGATACCACCGTGCTGATCCATCCCTTGAGTGATGACCGGCGGTTTTTACCCATCGAGAAAAAAGGGCAGATGATTCAGGCCGTGGATGATTTTTTGCTGGTGATCTCGTATAACCCCGGATATCAAAGTGTCTTAAAAGAATTAAAGCAAAGCACCAAGCAGCGTTTCATGGCTATTGAATTTGGGTATCCCCCCAAAGACATCGAGACCAGGATCGTGGAGCATGAAGCCAAGGTTTCCAGGGACGTGGCCATCCGCTTAGTCAAATTGGGTGAAAAGGTACGAAATCTCCGTAACCATGGCCTGGAAGAAGGTGTCAGTACCCGACTATTGATTTATGCAGGGACCTTGATGCAACAAGGCGTGGCCCCCGACCGGGCTTGCGATGCCGCTATTACCCGCCCGATTACGGACGATACCGATATGCAACGCAGCATTCAGGAACTCGTCAAGGCAATTTTTTAA
- a CDS encoding pentapeptide repeat-containing protein, with translation MKPKITNHPMYTLLREGKITEFNARFKTGEKPELSNYDFRSVDLRGIEVAGMDFRGSYFRQADLRGVDLSQCNLEGASIHGTKISGTLFPKELNAQEILLSNQQGTRMRYGV, from the coding sequence ATGAAGCCAAAAATCACCAACCACCCCATGTATACCCTGCTTCGAGAGGGAAAAATTACTGAATTCAATGCGCGGTTTAAGACTGGAGAGAAGCCTGAGCTGAGTAATTACGATTTCCGGAGTGTGGATCTGCGCGGCATTGAAGTGGCAGGAATGGATTTCCGGGGAAGTTATTTCCGGCAGGCCGATCTTCGAGGAGTAGATCTCTCTCAATGCAATTTGGAAGGGGCCAGCATTCACGGCACCAAGATCTCCGGCACGCTCTTTCCCAAAGAACTCAATGCCCAGGAAATTCTTCTCTCGAACCAGCAGGGCACGCGTATGCGCTACGGCGTATAA
- a CDS encoding haloacid dehalogenase-like hydrolase, translating into MHQPQNIIAIVYDFDHTLSPHYMQDHTILRHAELDPSTFWKSCTALIEARDYDQELAYMKRMLEEPRIRTLSNQDLRGMGNQLSFFPGVPSFFEELNGILKKPKYEEVPIRLEHYVVSSGLKAILEGSVVASQVRAIFGCEFDEEDGHICFPKRTISHTQKTQFLFRVNKGLTDLKEDVNDHMPEESRRVPFRQMIYVGDGPTDVPCFTVMKKNGGFALAVYNPEDQTRRSFEKCYQLTFHADRVHFMAPADYRPGSHLRLILEKHIAEVADRIVDSRRQGVEGSRVPAPLP; encoded by the coding sequence ATGCATCAGCCCCAGAACATCATCGCCATCGTCTATGACTTCGATCATACGTTGAGTCCGCATTACATGCAGGATCACACGATTCTCCGGCACGCCGAACTTGACCCGTCCACATTTTGGAAAAGCTGCACGGCTCTGATCGAAGCCCGGGATTACGATCAGGAGCTGGCTTATATGAAACGGATGCTGGAAGAACCCCGGATCCGGACGCTTTCGAATCAGGACCTCCGTGGCATGGGCAATCAATTATCCTTTTTCCCGGGTGTCCCCTCGTTTTTTGAAGAGCTCAACGGGATCTTAAAAAAGCCAAAATATGAAGAGGTGCCCATCCGCCTGGAACATTACGTAGTCAGTTCCGGACTCAAGGCTATTTTGGAGGGAAGCGTGGTTGCCAGCCAGGTCCGCGCCATTTTCGGCTGTGAATTCGATGAAGAAGATGGGCACATTTGTTTCCCTAAACGGACCATCAGCCACACGCAAAAAACCCAATTCCTGTTTCGGGTCAACAAAGGACTGACGGATTTAAAAGAAGATGTGAACGACCATATGCCCGAAGAAAGCCGTCGGGTGCCGTTCCGACAAATGATCTATGTAGGCGATGGACCGACAGACGTCCCCTGCTTTACCGTCATGAAGAAAAATGGGGGATTCGCCCTGGCGGTCTATAATCCGGAAGATCAGACCCGCCGGTCCTTTGAAAAATGTTATCAATTAACTTTCCACGCCGACCGGGTCCATTTCATGGCTCCGGCGGATTATCGGCCCGGCAGCCATCTCCGTCTCATTTTGGAAAAACACATTGCCGAGGTTGCCGATAGAATTGTCGATAGTCGCCGGCAAGGGGTTGAAGGTTCCCGGGTGCCCGCTCCTCTCCCGTAA
- a CDS encoding radical SAM protein, which yields MNSVLYVFLPCKKVYPTGITYLADFIHRRRPEVRQQILDLSLFPPEQRQAQLRDVTKAFQPELVCFSWRDIQIFSPHEGDASLEHAFNFYYASNPLKRVAASFKGLQNLYRYYTDIRNNLSYPWLIQKEFPSIGMMIGGGAFTAFADQLIEKLPEGIIGILGEGEDAILKVLNGESLSEERFIIKEQGRVTKGTKNTPALLDALSVDIPYLTSIFPQYREYIGECIGVQSKRGCPYDCAFCLYPYIEGKRVRYRPAENVVKDIAQYYHQWGARRFWFTDAQFITGKDAYPQCTEILERIISQQLHIEWSGYVRTSLINPTLARLMVQSGVGDLEVAITAGSQKVLNSMHMGFKLEHLYDGCRYLKEAGFNGRVILNYSLNSPDETEESLLQSIESYKIVASILGEDRVFPLMFFLGIQPNTDLEQRLLSEGYLSKGYNPLSLTPWNIKKMLYNPAPLNKIIAQACLAAWGRKHGAQDPRPWSGSLSQSATQQQGHAYADTSLSKGFETNSGRDALLTLEEILRSRRPSDSQPLSPAPAPNLSR from the coding sequence ATGAACTCCGTCCTCTACGTCTTTCTTCCCTGTAAAAAGGTCTATCCCACCGGGATTACCTACCTGGCTGACTTCATCCACCGGCGCCGGCCGGAGGTGCGGCAGCAGATTCTGGATCTCTCCTTATTTCCTCCGGAGCAACGTCAGGCGCAATTACGGGACGTGACCAAGGCCTTTCAGCCTGAATTGGTGTGTTTTTCATGGCGGGATATCCAAATTTTTTCTCCGCATGAAGGCGATGCCTCGCTTGAGCATGCGTTTAATTTTTATTACGCAAGCAATCCCCTGAAGCGAGTGGCGGCCTCCTTTAAAGGCCTGCAGAACCTGTACCGCTATTACACGGATATCCGGAATAACCTTTCATATCCCTGGCTGATTCAGAAGGAATTTCCCTCAATCGGCATGATGATCGGCGGCGGAGCGTTCACGGCCTTTGCGGATCAGCTTATTGAAAAATTACCGGAAGGCATCATTGGTATTCTGGGAGAAGGGGAGGACGCGATTCTCAAAGTCCTGAACGGCGAGTCTCTGAGTGAAGAACGGTTCATCATCAAAGAGCAGGGACGGGTCACCAAGGGCACCAAAAATACGCCGGCCCTGTTGGATGCGCTCTCCGTGGATATTCCTTATCTCACGTCAATCTTTCCGCAATACCGTGAATATATCGGGGAATGCATCGGCGTGCAGAGCAAACGCGGCTGCCCGTATGATTGTGCTTTTTGCCTCTATCCCTATATTGAAGGCAAACGGGTGCGCTATCGCCCGGCGGAAAATGTGGTGAAAGACATTGCTCAGTACTACCATCAATGGGGAGCCAGACGGTTTTGGTTTACCGACGCGCAGTTCATCACCGGCAAGGATGCCTACCCCCAATGTACGGAAATCCTGGAACGGATCATCTCTCAACAATTACATATTGAATGGTCGGGATACGTCCGGACCTCCCTGATTAATCCAACCCTGGCCAGGCTGATGGTGCAATCCGGAGTGGGAGATTTAGAGGTCGCGATCACGGCTGGCTCGCAAAAGGTCCTGAACAGCATGCATATGGGGTTCAAACTTGAACATTTGTATGACGGATGCCGGTATCTCAAGGAAGCGGGATTCAACGGGCGGGTCATTCTCAATTATTCCTTGAATTCCCCGGACGAAACAGAAGAGAGCCTCCTTCAAAGTATCGAGTCCTACAAAATAGTGGCCTCGATATTGGGAGAAGACCGGGTGTTTCCCTTGATGTTTTTCTTAGGTATCCAGCCCAATACGGATTTAGAGCAACGATTATTGTCGGAAGGATATTTATCGAAGGGCTACAACCCGCTCAGTTTGACACCCTGGAATATCAAAAAGATGCTGTACAATCCGGCGCCCCTTAACAAGATTATCGCCCAGGCTTGTCTGGCGGCCTGGGGTCGGAAGCATGGGGCCCAGGATCCCCGCCCCTGGTCTGGCAGCTTGAGCCAAAGTGCGACGCAACAGCAGGGGCATGCTTATGCTGATACCAGTCTGTCTAAAGGTTTTGAAACCAATTCCGGGCGAGATGCCCTGCTCACGCTGGAAGAAATCCTTCGTTCCCGCCGTCCATCCGATTCCCAGCCGCTTTCTCCGGCCCCCGCACCCAATCTCTCCCGTTGA
- the ubiE gene encoding bifunctional demethylmenaquinone methyltransferase/2-methoxy-6-polyprenyl-1,4-benzoquinol methylase UbiE: MNKIDIPGKAASTWTGPAREQAVQRMFTAIAKFYDLNNSLLSFGLHHSWKRKAISYIPDIPGTRALDLGAGTCDLAILVDQHLRYTSQIIAADLNLAMLRVGQNKVRSQSLANRITCLQMNAEHLTFPPATFDTVTAGFCIRNVGNLPQALSEIFRVLQPGGRFVCLEFSRPVSAGLRKLYDWYSFHLLPWIGTKVARDGTGVYEYLPASIRNFPDQNRLAQFLKEAGFQSVDYHNLTGGIVAVHVAVK; the protein is encoded by the coding sequence ATGAATAAAATCGACATCCCTGGCAAAGCGGCGTCCACATGGACAGGTCCGGCTCGTGAGCAGGCCGTCCAACGAATGTTCACGGCCATTGCCAAATTTTATGACCTGAATAATTCTCTTCTGAGTTTTGGTCTGCACCATTCCTGGAAGCGCAAGGCGATTTCCTACATTCCTGACATCCCTGGGACACGAGCTTTGGATCTAGGTGCGGGAACCTGCGATCTGGCTATCTTAGTGGATCAACATCTCCGCTATACGAGCCAAATTATCGCAGCGGATTTGAATTTGGCCATGTTGCGGGTGGGACAGAATAAAGTCCGGTCCCAGAGCTTGGCCAATCGCATTACCTGTTTACAGATGAATGCCGAGCATCTCACCTTCCCGCCCGCCACATTTGATACGGTGACGGCGGGATTTTGTATTCGCAACGTCGGGAACCTTCCCCAGGCTCTTTCGGAAATCTTCCGGGTATTGCAACCTGGGGGTCGTTTTGTGTGCTTGGAATTTTCCCGTCCTGTTTCAGCCGGTCTGCGCAAGCTTTACGACTGGTATTCCTTTCATTTGCTCCCCTGGATCGGCACCAAGGTGGCTCGGGATGGTACGGGGGTGTATGAATATCTGCCGGCATCAATACGCAATTTCCCGGACCAAAACCGGCTAGCTCAATTCCTGAAGGAAGCCGGGTTTCAATCAGTGGACTATCACAATCTGACCGGTGGAATTGTTGCCGTGCATGTGGCGGTGAAATAG
- a CDS encoding MBL fold metallo-hydrolase: protein MNPWTTIDPTQHVGLNPWVWVQLESTEPPGPFPFLGGVDPEVVRSLHQVHEIMMSGIETAISDIMAKRASVDDPQLPRRLEDAYAEVVQSRPSLQRHIQCGRKSDGTFHWDYPKNSTASARMTYGGLRIFNSVTRQAIPFGFERPIGPNVGHFLGFLTGRHTMGEIQAVAQAGGRDLERQLAQLFTLLKDHDCLAIAPNTSLEAHWRKVTRDQDVVHLGHAALMYRHQDNFLWFDPWLMPWFAESPVPSLWANLLPRPAGIFLTHDHDDHVDPRTLYHLPKDVPIFVPSRRNRKALYYDYLSLLRELGFSEVRELAHGENWRIGDARVVSVPFFGEDPCDVEFPRNCYLVADRGRNTLVHADSGPTNDGRSALQDKVMANLVSKYGPIPLVFASQQQLKEVRSYAAYACLSPPGTWLEVGENGFLTNAYLAELCRTAQAKLFVSYATGGADWYPDHLSFMFSGRNPARTALLTANWDPPESLRQELAPFGCRYHFGQAFDVFGAGPNGETLVSHLADQLTPIGLYQLDHPPPPFLRKSR, encoded by the coding sequence ATGAATCCTTGGACAACTATTGATCCCACGCAGCATGTTGGACTGAATCCTTGGGTCTGGGTTCAGTTGGAGAGTACCGAACCGCCAGGACCTTTTCCGTTTTTGGGCGGGGTGGACCCGGAGGTCGTCAGGAGTCTTCATCAGGTGCATGAGATTATGATGAGTGGTATCGAGACCGCCATCAGCGACATCATGGCCAAACGTGCTTCCGTGGATGACCCTCAATTACCCCGTCGCTTGGAGGATGCCTATGCCGAAGTGGTGCAATCTCGTCCTTCCCTCCAACGACATATTCAGTGCGGACGGAAATCCGATGGGACCTTTCACTGGGACTATCCCAAAAATTCCACAGCCTCGGCCAGGATGACGTATGGAGGGTTGCGGATTTTTAACTCCGTCACCCGGCAAGCGATCCCCTTCGGGTTTGAGCGGCCAATCGGGCCGAATGTGGGGCATTTCCTTGGTTTTCTCACTGGCCGGCATACGATGGGGGAGATTCAAGCGGTGGCCCAGGCCGGCGGGCGAGATCTTGAACGGCAATTGGCGCAGCTCTTTACCTTATTGAAAGACCATGATTGTCTGGCCATCGCTCCCAACACCTCCCTTGAGGCACATTGGCGTAAAGTCACGCGGGATCAGGATGTCGTGCATCTGGGGCATGCGGCGTTGATGTATCGACATCAGGATAATTTTTTATGGTTTGATCCCTGGCTCATGCCATGGTTCGCGGAGTCGCCTGTGCCGTCTCTGTGGGCCAACCTCCTTCCGCGCCCGGCTGGAATTTTTCTCACCCATGACCATGATGACCATGTCGATCCCCGCACTTTGTACCACTTGCCCAAAGATGTGCCGATCTTTGTGCCGAGTCGACGCAACCGGAAAGCGCTGTATTATGATTATCTGTCCCTTCTGAGAGAGTTAGGTTTTTCGGAGGTCAGAGAGCTGGCTCATGGAGAAAACTGGCGTATAGGGGACGCCCGGGTAGTATCCGTGCCGTTTTTCGGCGAAGATCCATGTGATGTGGAATTTCCGAGAAATTGTTATTTGGTGGCGGACCGGGGGCGAAACACGCTGGTGCATGCTGATAGCGGGCCGACCAATGATGGCCGCTCGGCTTTGCAAGACAAGGTTATGGCCAACCTCGTGTCAAAGTACGGTCCGATTCCCTTGGTCTTTGCCTCTCAGCAACAACTCAAAGAAGTCCGGAGTTATGCGGCCTATGCCTGTCTCTCTCCGCCGGGAACCTGGTTGGAGGTGGGAGAAAACGGCTTTTTGACCAATGCCTATTTAGCCGAGTTGTGTCGAACGGCTCAAGCCAAACTCTTTGTCTCCTATGCGACAGGGGGTGCGGATTGGTATCCCGATCATTTATCATTTATGTTCAGTGGGCGTAACCCGGCCCGTACGGCCTTGCTCACCGCAAATTGGGATCCTCCTGAAAGTCTGAGGCAGGAACTGGCACCGTTTGGATGTCGCTATCATTTCGGGCAGGCCTTTGATGTGTTTGGAGCCGGACCCAACGGGGAAACCCTGGTGTCACATCTGGCAGATCAATTGACACCAATCGGTTTATACCAGTTGGATCATCCCCCTCCTCCCTTTCTGCGAAAATCTCGTTAG